The following are encoded together in the Ovis aries strain OAR_USU_Benz2616 breed Rambouillet chromosome 15, ARS-UI_Ramb_v3.0, whole genome shotgun sequence genome:
- the LYVE1 gene encoding lymphatic vessel endothelial hyaluronic acid receptor 1 isoform X1 — protein sequence MAKFFSLGLLLASIWTTRLLVQGSLRSEELSVSGPCRIMGVTLVTKKTQPLLNFTEAQQACRLVGLTLASQDQVEEARKFGFETCSYGWVKNQFVVIPRIISNPKCGKSGVGVVIWRSSLGSRHRAYCHNSSDTWINSCFPEIITTDDPLFNTETEIYTTKMTVSDSTHLALSTDGPDYVTTTVAPPLASTSTPRKRKLICITEAFMETSTTATEKESDIQNRPAFKNEAVGFGGVPTALLVLALLFFAAAAGLAVCYVKRWGYWYMVGLIIFVASLSFVYPRSLLAFPFSKWRWQSSHTEHVPPHLTRPPYHPNFPTIPAHACYPA from the exons ATGGCCAAATTCTTCAGTCTGGGGTTGCTTCTTGCCTCCATCTGGACCACAAGGCTCCTGGTCCAAGGCTCTCTCCGCTCAGAAG AACTTTCCGTCTCAGGACCATGCAGAATCATGGGGGTCACCCTAGTGACCAAAAAGACACAGCCGCTTCTGAATTTCACAGAAGCCCAGCAGGCCTGTAGGCTTGTGGGACTCACTTTGGCCAGCCAAGACCAGGTTGAAGAAGCGCGGAAATTTGGCTTTGAGACTTGCAG CTATGGATGGGTTAAAAATCAGTTCGTGGTCATCCCTCGAATTATCTCCAACCCCAAGTGTGGGAAGAGTGGGGTAGGCGTCGTGATTTGGAGAAGTTCACTCGGCAGTAGGCACAGGGCCTATTGTCACAACTCATCTG ATACTTGGATTAACTCATGCTTTCCAGAAATTATCACCACCGATGATCCCTTATTCAACACTGAAACTGAAATATACACAACAAAAATGACGGTCAGTGACAGTACACACTTAGCATTGTCTACTGACGGTCCTGACTATGTTACAACGACTGTGGCTCCCCCTCTGGCTTCCACTTCTACTCCccggaaaagaaaattaatttgcatAACAGAAGCTTTTATGGAAACTAGCACCACAGCTACAGAAAAAGAATCAGATATTCAAAATAGACCAGCCTTCAAGAATGAAGCTGTTGGGTTTGGAG gTGTTCCCACAGCCCTGCTGGTGCTCGCGCTCCTCTTCTTTGCTGCCGCAGCTGGCCTTGCAGTCTGCTACGTCAAAAGGTGGGGTTATTGGTACATGGTCGGTCTCATCATTTTTGTCGCatctttatcttttgtttatCCAAGGTCGCTATTAGCATTTCCCTTTTCCAAATGGAGATGGCAGTCCTCACACACTGAACATGTTCCCCCTCACCTCACTCGTCCTCCCTACCACCCAAACTTCCCTACTATTCCAGCACATGCGTGTTATCCAGCTTGA
- the LYVE1 gene encoding lymphatic vessel endothelial hyaluronic acid receptor 1 isoform X2, with amino-acid sequence MAKFFSLGLLLASIWTTRLLVQGSLRSEELSVSGPCRIMGVTLVTKKTQPLLNFTEAQQACRLVGLTLASQDQVEEARKFGFETCSYGWVKNQFVVIPRIISNPKCGKSGVGVVIWRSSLGSRHRAYCHNSSDTWINSCFPEIITTDDPLFNTETEIYTTKMTVSDSTHLALSTDGPDYVTTTVAPPLASTSTPRKRKLICITEAFMETSTTATEKESDIQNRPAFKNEAVGFGGVPTALLVLALLFFAAAAGLAVCYVKRYVKAFPFTNKNQQKEMIETKVVKEEKADDSNPNEESKKMNKKPEEPKSPPKTTVRCLEAEV; translated from the exons ATGGCCAAATTCTTCAGTCTGGGGTTGCTTCTTGCCTCCATCTGGACCACAAGGCTCCTGGTCCAAGGCTCTCTCCGCTCAGAAG AACTTTCCGTCTCAGGACCATGCAGAATCATGGGGGTCACCCTAGTGACCAAAAAGACACAGCCGCTTCTGAATTTCACAGAAGCCCAGCAGGCCTGTAGGCTTGTGGGACTCACTTTGGCCAGCCAAGACCAGGTTGAAGAAGCGCGGAAATTTGGCTTTGAGACTTGCAG CTATGGATGGGTTAAAAATCAGTTCGTGGTCATCCCTCGAATTATCTCCAACCCCAAGTGTGGGAAGAGTGGGGTAGGCGTCGTGATTTGGAGAAGTTCACTCGGCAGTAGGCACAGGGCCTATTGTCACAACTCATCTG ATACTTGGATTAACTCATGCTTTCCAGAAATTATCACCACCGATGATCCCTTATTCAACACTGAAACTGAAATATACACAACAAAAATGACGGTCAGTGACAGTACACACTTAGCATTGTCTACTGACGGTCCTGACTATGTTACAACGACTGTGGCTCCCCCTCTGGCTTCCACTTCTACTCCccggaaaagaaaattaatttgcatAACAGAAGCTTTTATGGAAACTAGCACCACAGCTACAGAAAAAGAATCAGATATTCAAAATAGACCAGCCTTCAAGAATGAAGCTGTTGGGTTTGGAG gTGTTCCCACAGCCCTGCTGGTGCTCGCGCTCCTCTTCTTTGCTGCCGCAGCTGGCCTTGCAGTCTGCTACGTCAAAAG GTATGTGAAGGCATTCCCTTTTACAAATAAGAACCAACAGAAGGAAATGATAGAAACTAAAGTAGTAAAAGAGGAGAAGGCCGATGATAGCAACCCTAATGAGGaatcaaagaaaatgaataaaaaaccaGAGGAGCCCaagagtccacccaaaaccacAGTGCGATGCCTGGAAGCCGAAGTTTAG